The window AAGATGCACGAAAAGAGAAATACCAAACAAAAGAATGATGACAAGACTCCACAGGGAGCAGTACCTGCGTATCTAttggacagagagggacagtccCGAGCTAAAGTCCTTTCCAATATGATTAAGCAAAAACGAAAAGAGAAAGCggtaagcaataaagaaaaataaagtcttgccctggccggttggctcagcggtagagcgtcggcctagcgtgcggaggacccgggttcgattcccggccagggcacacagaagcgcccatttgcttctccacccctccgccgcgctttcctctctgtctctctcttcccctcccgcagccaaggctccattggagcaaagatggcccgggcgctggggatggttctgtggcctctgcctcaggcgctagagtggctctggtcgcaacatggcgacgcccaggatgggcagagcttcgcccctggtgggcgtgccgggtggatcccggtcgggcgcatgcgggagtctgtctgactgtctctccctgtttccagctttagaaaaatgaaaaaaaaaagaaaaataaagtctttatttcttttttgttcaggGGAATTACTTAAGTTTAAATTTGATGTTCTTAGTTTGTTTCTTCAATTTAATTGGAGACATGAATTCAGTCCAGCTATTCCCATTTAGATGTTGAAGTCTTAGTAAATTTCATTTTgtgtaaaatgtttaataaaactgCTTTTTCATCAGCACATTTTAgtatttaacagatttttttgtaaaatgtattAGAAAGCCACATagctttaggtttttttttaattatttaaaaacaaaaagtgtgtaggtcctggccggttggctcagcggtagagcgtcggcctggcgtgcgggggacccgggttcgattcctggccagggcacataggagaaatgcccatttgcttctccacccccccccctccttcctctctgtctctctcttcccctcccacagctgaggctccatcggagcaaagatggccccgggcactggggatggctccttggcctctgccccaggctctagagtggctctggtcggggcagggctacgccccggaggggcagagcatcgcccaccaggggcgtgccgggtggatcccggggtggatcccggtcgggcacatgcgggagtctgtctgactgtctctccccatttccagcttcagagaaatacaggaagaaaaaaaaaagtgtgtaagCAGAGAATCTCATTATTTTAACAGCTATACTTGACAACTTCTAATGTTGTGCTCTTTTAGGGgatataacagttttattttgtttatgctgCCTTGCAGTGTGTCAAAATTGGTTAAAAAGTTGGATAGTGGAAAATATCCCCAACtgattgaaattaaaattcagcagttttaaaaaaatatttctggattGTGCTTGTTAAAATCTGCTAAAAACaggaaataactatttttaaacacctgTGAGTAGATTGACAGAAATCCAGGTAGTGATAGAATATGTGGTAACTATATTTAAAGAACTTAGTCtccaaatttgatttttaaaatgttactactTGGTTTTTGGTGTATGATTATCCAAAATTAGAATGGTAGAACTTTagcaccaaaagaaacttgaGAGGCTGTCTAGTTAAACcctccttattttacagatgaagagactaGAGTCCAAGAGGTTATAAACCATTCTGCTAAGATTTCTAGCTTAAGCAAACCATTTTACTTAATGTACCTAAGATATGTAAACTAGTTCCAATCATTCGGAGGTTTGTGAGGAGACAGTGCAGACCTCTAGAAAACAATTGGAGCTAATATCTTGTTGATTAAGGAAAAAAGTGAATTACTACTTTGTACAACTAAAACACATTTGACTTCTTATTTTTACTGACAATATAAATTTTAACTGTGGTCTATTTTTAGGGAAAATGGGAAGTCCCTTTGCCCAAAGTTCGTGCCCAGGGAGAAACAGAGGTATTAAAAGTTATTcgaacaggaaagagaaagaaaaaagcgtGGAAGAGGATGGTTACCAAAGTTTGCTTTGTTGGAGATGGATTTACTCGAAAACCACCTAAATATGAAAGATTCATTAGGCCAATGGTAAGTCCCTTGCAAGAGTGCAGTGACTTAAATATTATTAACTCCTGTATTAAACCggataaaatacaatttttctgAAATTCCTAAATTGATAGGAAAACTGGTTGAAAGACATTTTAaggctattaaattattttaagttagtGATAGGGATTGCTTAGGACCGTGATGGGGaaccttttataaaaactgcccacttttgcagtgctggtcaacctggtccctcctgcccactagtgggcgttccaactttcatggtgggcggtagcagagcaaccaaagggcACCGCGATTGGCCCAGAGTGATTAGAGAAACCCAGTGTGAAAGAGATGAAAGTTAGCATTGTTCTATGTCAAGCTGAATAATTTTTAATGGATCAAAATATCAAACATCTTGTTACTGTAAATTTCTATTGGAACACACCCATGCCtgttcatttacatattgtccaTGACTATTTTTTTCTGCCGAGTTTGAGAAGTTTCAACAGAGTAtaatggcctgcaaagcctaaaacaggggtccccaaactgtgggccacatgcggccccctgagaccgtttatccggcccccgccacacttcctcaaggggcacctctttcagacgagatcgggcgcgttcagggtggtatggccgtagacactaagggggcacctctttcattggtggtcagtgagaggagcacagcatGCATCCGCATTCTGTGcttctggagtactgtatgtggcggcggcgcaaagcgcagcatcgctcacatacagtactacttccggtgacgcgggacgcacgcctcacagctccggaagtgcatcatatcacttgttacggctagcagtgacaaatatggaaccggacattgaccatctcattagccaaaagcagccccatagttcccattgaaatactggtcagtttgttgatttaaatttacttgttctttattttaaatattgtatttgttcccgttttgtttttttactttaaaataagatatgtgcagtgtacctagggatttgttcatagttttttttatagtccggccctccagtgatttgagggacagtgaactggccccctgtgtaaaaagtttggggacccctggcctaaaatGTTCAATATATGGTCATTTACAGAAAACATCTACGTATCCCTAGATTACATCATGGACTCCCCTTATCTTGTTTTCATGTACATAATCTTCCAAATATATTTTGGTAACTTATCAGTTCTATAGGAAGCTAAGGATATACCAGTCAGgctgttctgggctttctgtaACTTGGCAGATATACATATTACTGTAAATTAACTAGATGACGTTCTGAATGGTTGAAGCCTCTTACCAGCTTGGCTGATGAGTCTTTTTCTATAAACCTGATTTAGTATTTTTTGCCCACTGTCTTTATATAGGTAATTATCACATTTAAGGGACTGCAAAGTGTTGTGGTTTTAACGCGTTACACTCTTAAAGACCATACCTAGGTGACTGGGTGACTATGGTCTTGTAACAGAGACTCCTCTGGGCTCTTCAGTCCTTCACCTGTGTTACCATCAGTGCAAAGAAAGATGACAATTCTAATATGGAAGTTAGCTGAGATACTTAAAGACTTGGGATCAGGGTACTTAAGTGTGATTTCATCCACACACCATTTAACCAggaacaagttatttaacctgctaatctttgttttattgtttgaaaATTGAATTGTATTTATTCTATAACTCAGATTTTGTCTGTagaattaattgtatttttatttgctgcctaatattttacattcaatccatgtttgtttgggttttacttaattattttttggaAACTATTGGAAAAGATAAGCAAAGAGTATCATTATTCCTTGTTAACATTTTGGATTCAAACATCCTTGTTTGATTTACTAGGGCTTACGTTTCAAGAAGGCCCATGTAACACATCCTGAATTGAAAGCCACCTTTTGCCTGCCAATACTTGGTGTAAAGAAGAATCCCTCATCCCCACTTTATACAACTTTGGGTGTTATTACCAAAGGTACCGTCATCGAGGTGAATGTGAGTGAGTTGGGCCTTGTGACACAAGGAGGCAAGGTTATTTGGGGTAAGTATTTCAGTGTGGGGATGCTGCTTATACTAAAAATCAAATACACAACAAATTTAATGCAGAATAGCCTGACAAGGTAGAGgtacaggggatagagcatcggcctgggatgctgaggacccaggtttgaaaccccaaagtcactggcttgagtgcgggttcatcaaCTTGAGCGtaggatgatagacatgaccccgtggttgctggcttgagcaagtaagtggtcactggctcggctgcagctcccttatcaaggcacatatgaaaagcaatcaatgaacaactaaggtgccacaattaagCATTGGTACTTCTCTCccttctgtttgtctctcttgtgcacgcacacacacacaataaaaaatctttaaaaaaaatttttatgcagGAGAGCTATGTAAGTTGAAAACTTGGTGTAGATCAGATTTAAatctgttgtttttaatttattgtatttacatggattcaagtatcccactgaatataactccctcatcccccacctgtgtccctttttataccccctttgcctccctcccctaattccctccccccttccctctaggatttgtatatataatttcactaatcccttcaccttctctgatcccaactcctcatcccccttccctctgactgctgtctctctggtccctgtgaccccacctctgcccctattctgttcctcagttcactttgttcattagattccacatataagtgagatcatatgatatttgtctttctctgcctggcttattttacttagcataataatctccaggtctatccattcTATCATaaaaggtaggatttccttctttttcatggccacatagtattctattgtgcatatgtaacactgctttttaatccactgacagacacttgggctgtttccaggtcttggctattgtaaacaatgctgtcatatccatggggtgcatatcttcttttgaatcagtgatttggcattcttaggatatattcctaaaagtgggatggctgggtcaaaaggcagtttcatttttaattttttgaggaatcgccatactgttttccacagtggctgcaccagtctgcattcccaccagcagtgcaggaaggttcccttttctccacattcttgccagcacctatcgtgtgttgttttgttaatgagtgccattctgactggtgtgaggtggtatctcattgtagttttaatttgcatttctctgatgatcagtgatgttgaacattttttcatagattTAAATCTTTAGGAAGAGTagctttttagaaatatattaaatgtgCTACATTGCTAGATTTTGATGCTGTTTATAATATTAAGAGGGAAACAAGATATGattataattcaattttttaaattcaaaattattgAAAGGAAAATTAACCATGAGCAAGGGAAGAGGAGCATACATCAAACAGCCACACTATTTCAGTAATCATTAAAAACTGAAATGTATCATGCAGCAAttacaatttttcattttcttatttttctgcttttagtGCTTAGATATTTCTAAACTTTAGTATTCTTTGGAAGGGAGAATATATTAActcttaaaaatggtaaattaaaGCTATAGCCGGTTGgttctgtggtagagcgtcagcccgacctgtggaactcccaggttcagttcccagccagggcacacaggagaagtgcccatctgcttctccacccttccccctttcctttctctctctcttctcctcccacagccaaggctcccttagagtaaaattggccccaggcactgaggatggctccatggcctctgcctcaggcgctagaatggctctggttgttaacagaacaatgccccagatgggtgaagcattgccccctagtaggcatgccatgtggatcctggttggatacatgtgggagtctgtctctctgcttccttacttctcacttcaaaaaaatacaaataaataaataaaagtggtagATTAGAAATATTGAGGGCAATGTTTATATCctttaaaattgatttgtattagctaagtttctttttttcctccattttgttTCCTTAGGAAAATATGCCCAGGTTACCAATAATCCGGAAAATGATGGATGCATAAATGCAGTCTTACTGGTCTGACAGCAGTTTGATACAAGTAATTTCCTACAATTGTTGAAGACTATGCACCAATCAGAACTCCTTTACTGTGGTGTTTCTGAGTACTATCACACAGCTTACACGTCTCCATTCATCCTGAGAACTATTTATTCTATtgtaaagaacattaaaataaccCAGTTTTACCAATTAGTCTTTATTTTGGAGTTTGTATATCATTTATATGTTCATGAAATTGAAGGATAAAAAAAGCAGTCATGGCAATATTCTCATTCATTGGTATctatatctgtttctgtatgtactcTCACCGGGAATTGAACATGCAACCCCTGcgcttcaggatgaagctctaaccaacagcTATACTGCTGGGACTAGTACTTGTATTAATAATTGGGTACTTAGCAATGCAGACCAGTCATTTCTGGAAAAGCCCATGGAGTTGAAAACATCTTTTATCCTAAGAATTATTGAACACTTAATATGGCGGACTAGGCTATAAAACTCATATCTAAAAACCTTACCTCGTTACTCATCGTTAATCCTAAAAAATGTAGCATTAATACTTGGTATATAAAGTATTCACGAGAACAGGTACACTACACTGAAATTCAGAACTATTTAGATAAATCTTTTTGCCTGTCATTAACTTTAGCCATTAAGTCTATAGttagtattttaaatactttttctcaTCGTAATACACACTTGGAActtgttttatgaaaaaaaaaatgttgatactTTTTagcattttctgtattttaaacttacgttaatatatttgtatttttagaataagaaaaaaaatgtttaattccaggaaagaaaaaatgcatttatAGTCTTAAAGAGATATATTTGTAGACCTGTAATATAAAAAAGATGATGATTTTAGGGTTATAACTAGGTCAGAGCACTTTGATGATATGAATTACATATTAGTCTTTGAGCTTTATGGTATCTTTATATTAATCTATAatcattgtttatttgttttatttattttttatttttacagcgacagagagtcagagacagggatagatagggacagacagacaggaactgagagatgagaagcatcactcatcagtttttcgttgggactccttagttcattgattgctttctcatatgtgccttgaccgggggccttcagcagaccgagtaaccccttgcttgagccagcgaccttgggtccaagctgatgagcttttttttttttttttttttttggctcaagccagatgagcccacgctcaagctggcaacctcggggtctcgaacctgggtccttctgcatcccagtccaacgctctattcactgcgccactgcctggtcaggccattgtttattttttgaacatAAAGCCAGTAGGATTAATTGTGCCTTTAACAAAATCATTTAATGTCTAAAACTCGGTACCTAAACACATCTTCATCAGTGAAATTAGGtaaaagaaagaatttcaaaACACAGACCAGGAAACAATCACAAAATATAGGTTTAATTACTACTTTTAAACTTAATAAACAACCAAGAAAACATGAGTACTTTAGTAAGACTTGCTATTCTGAATAATATCTTTTCTAAGTTCTATAAACAGTAGAACACAGACACTTAGGAAAAGAAAGGCTAGGTTAGTTCCTTAGGAATGACTATCCAATATAATACAATTACTTCAGGATGACATAAGCTGAACCTTTCTTACAATTAGATCTTAAATGATTTTGCCACTAATAGATAATAGGGAGTGTATGAATGACTTCGGTTTTAGAAAGTGGAAGCAAAACATCGACTATGCACTTGATACTACAGAACTGAGGTCTGATTTTTTAGAACCAAGAATAGGCAACTTAACATACCAAGAAACCTTGACATTAAGTATGTGAACAGAAGCATAACTAATCACTGGATAACACCTTAAATAATATTGATGTTGGACATACAGGCAGAAATGTATTTGTAAAATACTGTTACACAGATGAGTAATGCtaatataaattctttatttacACATTAGAATCTTTCACTTTGCTGGTGTGACTAAAGTTGAGAAGGTAATCCCTAAGAGTAAAGCAGAACATAAAGAGCATATATTAGATGCAAT is drawn from Saccopteryx leptura isolate mSacLep1 chromosome 1, mSacLep1_pri_phased_curated, whole genome shotgun sequence and contains these coding sequences:
- the NSA2 gene encoding ribosome biogenesis protein NSA2 homolog, translated to MPQNEYIELHRKRHGYRLDYHEKKRKREGREAHERSKKAKKMIGLKAKLYHKQRHAEKIQMKKTIKMHEKRNTKQKNDDKTPQGAVPAYLLDREGQSRAKVLSNMIKQKRKEKAGKWEVPLPKVRAQGETEVLKVIRTGKRKKKAWKRMVTKVCFVGDGFTRKPPKYERFIRPMGLRFKKAHVTHPELKATFCLPILGVKKNPSSPLYTTLGVITKGTVIEVNVSELGLVTQGGKVIWGKYAQVTNNPENDGCINAVLLV